A single genomic interval of Methyloceanibacter caenitepidi harbors:
- a CDS encoding ceramidase domain-containing protein, whose product MTLGERVYIYCERGTNEALWAEPINAISNVGFFLAALIFWQLVLWRPPEQRSADHYLFVALVFAICFGSIAFHVYADRGTELADVIPIAVFMLVYLGFALNRLLTVPPGWTVFLVILFAGLTAAAGQVHCWDGGVGFAAGAPDGAKVCMNGSVGYLPALGVLIVVSMLLAERRHKATPYVMAATLVFAASILLRSLDMAYCSSIVVEGRNTGTHFIWHLLNAVVLFLLMRASLETGIRPLPEPVEEKPEEKAPEAKVEPEAKSEPEAKAEPEAKEPEAKPEPESKDEPPAKAEEAPADADAPKEEGGSDEGAPKDEASEEASSEDKPSDEKPSKEASGTRKRTKKAPS is encoded by the coding sequence ATGACGTTAGGCGAGCGCGTCTATATCTACTGCGAACGGGGAACGAACGAGGCTCTGTGGGCCGAGCCCATCAACGCCATTTCCAATGTCGGCTTTTTTCTAGCCGCTCTGATCTTCTGGCAGCTCGTCTTGTGGCGGCCGCCGGAGCAACGCAGCGCCGATCACTATCTGTTCGTAGCGCTCGTGTTCGCGATCTGCTTCGGCAGCATCGCCTTCCACGTCTATGCGGATCGCGGCACCGAACTTGCGGACGTGATCCCCATTGCCGTGTTCATGCTGGTCTATCTCGGCTTTGCCTTGAACCGGCTCTTGACCGTGCCGCCCGGATGGACGGTCTTCCTGGTCATCTTGTTCGCCGGACTGACCGCCGCGGCCGGCCAAGTTCACTGCTGGGACGGTGGGGTCGGCTTCGCGGCCGGCGCGCCGGACGGGGCGAAGGTCTGCATGAATGGCAGCGTCGGCTATCTGCCGGCTCTCGGCGTGCTCATCGTCGTCAGTATGCTCCTGGCGGAGCGGCGCCATAAGGCCACGCCCTACGTCATGGCCGCGACGCTCGTCTTCGCGGCGTCGATCCTGCTGCGGTCACTCGACATGGCCTATTGCAGCAGCATCGTTGTCGAGGGCCGCAACACCGGCACGCACTTCATCTGGCATCTTCTGAACGCGGTCGTGCTCTTCCTACTGATGCGCGCAAGCCTGGAAACAGGCATTAGGCCGCTACCGGAACCGGTCGAGGAAAAGCCGGAGGAGAAGGCGCCCGAAGCCAAGGTCGAGCCCGAGGCTAAGTCGGAACCCGAGGCCAAGGCCGAACCTGAGGCGAAGGAACCGGAAGCCAAGCCGGAACCCGAGTCGAAAGATGAGCCTCCGGCAAAGGCGGAGGAAGCGCCGGCCGACGCCGACGCGCCCAAGGAAGAGGGCGGTTCGGACGAGGGGGCCCCGAAAGATGAGGCTTCCGAAGAGGCGTCTTCTGAAGACAAGCCATCGGACGAAAAGCCCTCCAAGGAAGCATCCGGGACCAGGAAACGCACCAAGAAGGCGCCCTCGTAA
- a CDS encoding DUF2254 domain-containing protein: MLTRILTAWHRIWMSLWALPLLMVLVAAATALLAVHLPLSQDDSSVWFLYSGNAEEAPPFLTSLVTAMITMATLVVSITMVVLTLAAQQLGPRLIRSFMADRRTQATLGLFIATVVYLLLVLRAAYGNVEEVPNLAVSIGTLLVLLCLMALLVFVHHLARSIIADNTIERVGETLDEDIKRLLPEREADRASEPETRPSQTGAPLSLTANGYVQALNYDGLVDCAKDADAVIEISFKPGRHVVAGSTYAWISPADAANDGIQDQIENCVIVGGERASVQDLEASVRQLVEVALRALSPSINDPFTAMAVIDRLTTSLAKMMRRGPAQCVWTDSDGAVRLLAPHSTFADIVQEAFRQIRQHGSEQPAILIRLVESLGQLLALADKDQCATLKEQVEIVLETGRRDIPQKQDLESLERRAKEALDRAKEIVPKD, encoded by the coding sequence ATGCTGACACGGATTCTGACAGCCTGGCACCGCATCTGGATGAGCCTTTGGGCCCTTCCTCTTCTTATGGTGCTGGTTGCGGCCGCTACAGCACTCCTCGCGGTCCATCTTCCCCTAAGCCAAGACGACAGTTCCGTCTGGTTTCTCTACAGCGGCAACGCCGAGGAGGCGCCGCCGTTCCTGACCAGTCTCGTCACTGCCATGATCACCATGGCGACGCTGGTCGTCTCTATCACCATGGTCGTGCTGACGCTGGCCGCCCAGCAGCTTGGCCCGCGTCTCATCCGCAGCTTCATGGCCGACCGGCGCACCCAAGCGACGCTCGGCCTCTTTATAGCGACGGTTGTCTATCTGCTCCTGGTTCTCCGCGCGGCGTATGGCAACGTCGAGGAGGTCCCTAATCTTGCCGTCAGCATCGGGACGCTGCTGGTTCTACTTTGTCTCATGGCACTGCTGGTATTCGTGCATCACCTGGCCCGCTCCATCATCGCCGACAACACGATCGAACGCGTGGGTGAGACTCTCGATGAAGACATCAAGCGCCTGCTTCCGGAGCGCGAGGCCGACCGTGCGAGCGAGCCGGAGACCCGTCCCTCCCAAACCGGCGCGCCGTTGAGCCTAACGGCCAACGGCTATGTGCAGGCCCTCAACTACGATGGGCTGGTCGACTGCGCTAAGGATGCGGACGCGGTTATCGAGATCTCGTTCAAGCCGGGGCGCCACGTAGTCGCGGGATCGACCTATGCCTGGATCAGTCCCGCCGACGCGGCCAACGACGGTATTCAGGACCAAATTGAAAACTGCGTGATAGTTGGCGGCGAGCGCGCTTCGGTACAGGATCTGGAAGCGTCCGTACGACAACTCGTCGAGGTCGCCTTGCGGGCGCTGTCGCCCAGCATCAACGACCCTTTCACGGCCATGGCCGTCATCGACCGGCTGACCACATCGCTCGCCAAGATGATGCGGCGAGGACCCGCGCAATGCGTCTGGACGGATTCCGATGGCGCCGTACGGCTCTTGGCGCCCCACTCGACATTTGCCGACATCGTCCAGGAAGCGTTTCGGCAAATCCGTCAGCACGGCTCGGAGCAACCTGCGATTCTAATCCGGCTGGTGGAAAGTCTCGGGCAATTGCTTGCGCTGGCGGACAAGGATCAGTGCGCCACACTCAAGGAGCAGGTCGAAATCGTGCTCGAGACCGGTCGCCGCGACATCCCTCAGAAGCAGGATCTGGAGTCCTTGGAGCGCCGCGCGAAGGAGGCCCTGGATCGCGCGAAGGAAATCGTTCCAAAAGACTAG
- the aspS gene encoding aspartate--tRNA ligase — protein MHAFRTHTCGALRSADVGSTVRLSGWVHRVRDHGGLLFIDLRDHYGITQIVADPDSPVFAAVERLKPEWVVRVDGTVVARSEDTINPNLPTGEVEVRVADLDILSESAELPLPVFGEPDYPEETRLRYRFLDLRRETLHANVMKRAEIISSIRERMRDAGFFEFQTPILTASSPEGARDYLVPSRVHPGKFYALPQAPQQFKQLIMMAGFDRYFQIAPCFRDEDARADRSPGEFYQLDLEMSFVTQDDIFNTVEPIIRGLFEDFGNGQPVTQKFPRLPYKEAMHKYGTDKPDLRNPIEMEDVSEHFRGSGFKVFAGMLDKDENARVWAIPGKTGGSRAVCDRLNSWAQGEGQPGLGYIFFRDGEGAGPVAKNIGPERTEAIRTQLGLGDGDAVFFVAGLPKDFVDFAARARTKIGEELKLTASGRFDFCWIVDFPMFEWNEDEKKIDFSHNPFSMPQGGLEALDTMEPEEVLAYQYDLVCNGVELSSGAIRNHKPEIMEKAFAIAGYPKEELEARFGGMLRALQYGAPPHGGIAPGIDRMVMLLCGEENLREVVMFPMNQQAEDLLMGAPSEVSPEQLKELSIRISLQKTKS, from the coding sequence ATGCACGCATTTCGCACACACACTTGCGGCGCGCTTCGCAGCGCCGATGTCGGCAGCACTGTTCGGCTGTCGGGTTGGGTCCATCGCGTCCGCGATCACGGCGGCCTGCTGTTCATCGATCTACGGGATCACTACGGCATCACGCAGATCGTCGCCGATCCGGATTCGCCCGTGTTTGCGGCTGTCGAGCGTCTGAAGCCGGAATGGGTCGTACGGGTGGACGGCACGGTGGTTGCGCGTTCCGAGGATACGATCAATCCGAACCTGCCGACCGGCGAGGTCGAGGTGCGCGTCGCCGATCTCGACATCCTGTCGGAGTCCGCCGAGCTGCCGCTCCCCGTTTTCGGCGAGCCGGACTATCCGGAAGAGACACGGCTGCGCTACCGCTTCCTCGATCTGCGCCGCGAGACACTTCATGCCAACGTCATGAAGCGCGCGGAGATCATCTCCTCAATCCGGGAGCGCATGCGCGACGCGGGCTTCTTCGAATTTCAGACGCCGATCCTGACGGCCTCGTCGCCGGAAGGCGCGCGGGACTACCTGGTGCCGTCCCGCGTGCATCCGGGCAAGTTCTACGCGTTGCCGCAGGCGCCGCAGCAGTTCAAGCAGCTCATCATGATGGCCGGCTTCGACCGATACTTTCAGATCGCGCCGTGCTTCCGCGACGAGGATGCGCGCGCTGACCGCTCGCCGGGCGAGTTCTACCAGCTTGACCTCGAGATGAGCTTCGTCACCCAAGACGACATCTTCAACACGGTCGAGCCGATCATCCGCGGCCTGTTCGAGGATTTCGGCAACGGTCAGCCGGTGACGCAGAAGTTCCCGCGCCTCCCTTATAAGGAGGCCATGCACAAATACGGCACCGACAAGCCGGATCTGCGCAACCCGATCGAAATGGAAGACGTGTCCGAGCACTTCCGCGGGTCCGGCTTCAAGGTCTTCGCCGGCATGCTGGACAAGGACGAAAACGCGCGCGTCTGGGCCATCCCCGGCAAGACCGGCGGCAGCCGTGCGGTTTGCGATCGGCTGAACTCTTGGGCGCAAGGCGAGGGGCAGCCGGGCCTTGGCTACATCTTCTTCCGCGACGGCGAGGGGGCGGGCCCCGTCGCCAAGAATATCGGGCCTGAGCGGACCGAAGCGATCCGCACCCAACTCGGTCTCGGTGATGGCGATGCCGTCTTCTTCGTGGCGGGACTGCCGAAGGACTTCGTCGACTTCGCCGCGCGGGCCCGCACGAAGATCGGCGAGGAGCTGAAGCTGACCGCCTCGGGCCGCTTCGACTTCTGCTGGATCGTTGATTTCCCGATGTTCGAGTGGAACGAGGACGAGAAGAAGATCGACTTCTCCCATAACCCGTTCTCGATGCCGCAAGGCGGGCTCGAAGCGCTCGACACGATGGAGCCGGAGGAGGTTCTCGCCTACCAGTACGACCTCGTCTGCAACGGCGTTGAATTGTCCTCGGGTGCTATCCGGAATCACAAGCCCGAGATTATGGAGAAGGCGTTCGCCATTGCCGGCTATCCCAAGGAAGAGCTCGAGGCCCGGTTCGGCGGCATGCTACGCGCGCTGCAATATGGGGCGCCTCCGCATGGCGGTATCGCACCAGGCATCGACCGCATGGTGATGCTGCTTTGCGGCGAGGAGAACTTGCGCGAGGTCGTGATGTTCCCGATGAATCAGCAGGCAGAAGACTTGCTGATGGGTGCGCCGTCCGAGGTGTCTCCCGAGCAGCTCAAAGAGCTTAGCATTCGGATCTCCCTGCAAAAGACCAAGAGCTAG